A window of the Labeo rohita strain BAU-BD-2019 chromosome 1, IGBB_LRoh.1.0, whole genome shotgun sequence genome harbors these coding sequences:
- the g3bp2a gene encoding ras GTPase-activating protein-binding protein 2 yields the protein MVMEKPSPLLVGREFVRQYYTLLNKAPDFLHRFYGRNSSYVHGGLDSNGKLSEAVYGQAEIHKKVMSLQFSECHTKIRHVDAHATLSDGVVVQVMGELSNNGQPMRKFLQTFVLAPEGSVANKFYVHNDIFRYEDEVFGDSEAELDEESEEETDEPEDRQPSPEPLQDSPSNANCYEPHPVSCNNGVEEAHEEAVLELEPEVAPEPKIEEPKLKAEEKVVEEFEEKAPSPVPVESPPNIQEPPKTSSWASVTSKNLPLAGTVPSSGAQPHVVKAPSSQPRVETKPEVPSATIRPRDQRIRDRPPVTSRGPRSDGVSSSDAQTGKPHFSFVNKGRGDESSEMDSRRVVRYPDSHQLFVGNLPHDIDENELKDFFMTFGNVVELRINTKSTGGKIPNFGFVVFDDSEPVQRILGVKPIMFRGEVRLNVEEKKTRAMRERETRGGGGEDRRDARRSDRGPGGPRGIAGSSIMRDRDGRGPPSRVSTVPKPGMASGRGTGSSEGRFTAQRR from the exons ATGGTGATGGAGAAGCCCAGTCCCCTGCTGGTAGGGCGGGAGTTTGTGAGACAGTATTACACACTACTCAATAAAGCACCAGACTTTCTGCACAG attttatgGCCGAAACTCTTCCTATGTCCATGGTGGTCTGGATTCAAATGGAAAGCTTTCAGAGGCAGTCTATGGCCAAGCT GAAATACATAAGAAGGTAATGTCCCTGCAGTTCAGTGAGTGCCACACAAAAATCCGGCATGTGGATGCCCATGCCACTCTGAGTGATGGTGTGGTTGTCCAAGTGATGGGAGAACTTTCCAATAATGGGCAGCCCATGAGGAAGTTCCTACAGACATTTGTACTGGCTCCAGAG GGTTCTGTGGCAAATAAGTTCTATGTTCACAATGACATCTTTCGATATGAGGATGAGGTCTTTGGTGACTCTGAAGCGGAGCTCGATGAAG AGTCCGAAGAAGAAACCGATGAGCCAGAAGACAGGCAACCATCACCCGAACCCCTCCAGGACAGCCCCAGTAATGCAAACTGCTATGAACCCCATCCTGTGAG CTGTAACAATGGTGTGGAAGAAGCTCACGAGGAAGCAGTTCTGGAACTAGAGCCTGAGGTTGCCCCAGAACCCAAGATCGAGGAGCCGAAGCTCAAGGCAGAGGAGAAGGTCGTAGAGGAGTTCGAAGAAAAAGCACCGTCTCCTGTTCCTGTGGAATCGCCACCTAACATACAAGAACCACCTAAA ACTTCATCTTGGGCTTCTGTGACCAGCAAAAATTTGCCTCTTGCTGGAACTGTTCCATCCTCTGGAGCTCAACCACATGTTGTTAAAGCACCAAGCTCACAG CCCAGAGTTGAGACCAAGCCAGAGGTACCGTCAGCTACAATCCGTCCACGTGACCAGCGTATCCGTGACAGACCTCCAGTAACCTCAAGAGGGCCTAGATCTG ATGGTGTCTCATCTTCTGACGCACAAACTGGAAAACCTCATTTCAGCTTTGTAAATAAag GAAGGGGCGACGAGTCAAGTGAAATGGACAGCAGAAGGGTTGTCAGGTATCCAGACAGTCATCAGCTGTTTGTTGGAAATCTCCCTCATGACATTGATGAGAATGAACTCAAAGACTTCTTCATGA CATTTGGAAATGTTGTTGAGCTACGAATCAACACCAAAAGCACTGGAGGAAAGATTCCCAACTTTGGCTTTGTTGTCTTTGATGATTCTGAGCCGGTGCAAAGAATTTTAGGAGTTAAA CCGATCATGTTCCGTGGTGAGGTACGTCTGAACGTGGAGGAGAAAAAGACGAGGGCGATGCGTGAGAGAGAAACCCGTGGTGGAGGTGGAGAAGATCGTCGCGATGCAAGGCGTAGTGATCGCGGTCCAGGCGGGCCACGTGGCATTGCCGGAAGCAGCATCATGCGGGACCGTGATGGCAGAGGCCCACCTTCCCGTGTTTCCACCGTACCTAAACCAGGCATGGCCTCTGGGAGAGGCACAGGTTCAAGTGAGGGCCGTTTTACTGCTCAGAGGCGCTGA
- the ints12 gene encoding integrator complex subunit 12 isoform X2 yields the protein MAGTVSLELDPIFLKGLGYLHSKSKDSAEKLKALLDESLARGSDSIYRTSLKEAEVSKVSLPKMTKQDSKSSSSSSSSSSITSSSSKSSSSDKTKKESEKRTLEKIRVDPGEGPEPPKKPRVEKQDSHSSPIAFQTKDIPIPDFTDIDETNADDFAMEMGLACVVCRQMTVTSGNQLVECQECHNLYHQECHKPQVTDKDVNDPRLVWYCARCTRQMKRMAQKTQKPPQKPAPALATAAPMLKDPLVKKTEIKPKTETTGSFQAFKRTEVKASVASGNTSSSSSSLPPGLTGWAAFTKTSNVGPSSTKLSTSQPGSSKSTPPPSGSKPVGLSALANVKPGLATKPSGGSSGGSGNGNNGSSTVPMKPPPPLTLGKQVLSRSASGDSLGKMTVTGSQSPGAAPSSSLGGNGGSGGNGGGNGGNSAGSSNSSSSSSNNNNNSNNGAKASADGKTPTSQESQLNAMKRLQMVKKKAAQKKLKK from the exons ATGGCAGGAACAGTAAGTCTAGAGCTAGACCCCATCTTTCTGAAGGGACTGGGGTACCTTCACTCCAAGAGCAAAGACTCAGCAGAGAAACTCAAGGCCCTGCTGGATGAGTCTTTAGCCAGGGGCAGTGACTCCATCTATAGGACATCACTAAAG GAAGCCGAAGTGAGCAAGGTGTCATTACCAAAAATGACCAAACAAGACTCCAAATCTTCCTCTAGttcatcgtcatcatcatccaTCACCAGCAGCAGCAGTAAATCAAGCAGCTCAGACAAGACCAAGAAAGAGAGCGAGAAGAGAACTTTGGAAAAG ATTAGGGTTGATCCTGGGGAAGGACCGGAGCCACCTAAAAAGCCTCGTGTGGAAAAGCAGGACAGTCATTCCTCTCCGATTGCTTTTCAAACCAAGGATATTCCCATCCCAGATTTCACGGACATTGATGAAACCAACGCTGACGACTTTGCCATGGAAATGGGTCTTGCTTGCGTGGTTTGTCG ACAAATGACTGTCACTTCTGGCAATCAACTAGTGGAGTGTCAAGAATGTCACAATCTGTATCATCAGGAGTGTCACAAACCTCAGGTTACTGACAAGGATGTAAATGACCCACGGCTAGTGTGGTACTGTGCTCGATGCACAAGGCAAATGAAACGAATG GCACAAAAGACCCAGAAACCTCCACAGAAACCAGCTCCAGCTTTGGCAACGGCAGCACCTATGTTGAAAGATCCACTGGTgaagaaaactgaaataaagcccAAAACGGAAACAACAGGTTCATTCCAGGCCTTTAAGAGAACGGAGGTGAAG GCATCTGTGGCATCAGGAAACACTTCCAGCAGTAGCTCGTCTTTGCCCCCAGGCCTTACAGGATGGGCTGCCTTTACCAAGACCTCAAATGTAGGACCTTCCAGTACCAAACTGAGCACCAGTCAGCCAGGTAGCAGTAAATCAACCCCACCTCCCTCAGGCTCCAAACCTGTGGGACTCTCTGCACTGGCTAATGTTAAACCCGGTCTGGCCACTAAACCTTCAGGAGGCAGCAGCGGTGGAAGCGGTAATGGAAACAACGGCTCTAGCACGGTACCCATGAAACCACCTCCTCCACTCACACTAGGCAAGCAGGTGTTGAGTCGCTCAGCGAGTGGAGATAGCTTGGGGAAAATGACTGTGACTGGATCACAGTCACCTGGGGCGGCACCCTCTAGCAGCCTGGGAGGCAACGGTGGGTCAGGAGGCAATGGAGGGGGCAACGGAGGCAATAGTGCTGGCAGTAgtaacagcagcagcagcagcagcaacaacaacaacaacagcaacaatggAGCAAAAGCTTCAGCTGATGGCAAGACGCCCACTTCCCAGGAGTCTCAGCTTAATGCTATGAAACGGCTGCAGATGGTGAAAAAGAAAGCAGCACAGAAGAAACTGAAGAAATGA
- the ints12 gene encoding integrator complex subunit 12 isoform X1: MAGTVSLELDPIFLKGLGYLHSKSKDSAEKLKALLDESLARGSDSIYRTSLKVIKSKKEAEVSKVSLPKMTKQDSKSSSSSSSSSSITSSSSKSSSSDKTKKESEKRTLEKIRVDPGEGPEPPKKPRVEKQDSHSSPIAFQTKDIPIPDFTDIDETNADDFAMEMGLACVVCRQMTVTSGNQLVECQECHNLYHQECHKPQVTDKDVNDPRLVWYCARCTRQMKRMAQKTQKPPQKPAPALATAAPMLKDPLVKKTEIKPKTETTGSFQAFKRTEVKASVASGNTSSSSSSLPPGLTGWAAFTKTSNVGPSSTKLSTSQPGSSKSTPPPSGSKPVGLSALANVKPGLATKPSGGSSGGSGNGNNGSSTVPMKPPPPLTLGKQVLSRSASGDSLGKMTVTGSQSPGAAPSSSLGGNGGSGGNGGGNGGNSAGSSNSSSSSSNNNNNSNNGAKASADGKTPTSQESQLNAMKRLQMVKKKAAQKKLKK, encoded by the exons ATGGCAGGAACAGTAAGTCTAGAGCTAGACCCCATCTTTCTGAAGGGACTGGGGTACCTTCACTCCAAGAGCAAAGACTCAGCAGAGAAACTCAAGGCCCTGCTGGATGAGTCTTTAGCCAGGGGCAGTGACTCCATCTATAGGACATCACTAAAGGTGATCAAAtcaaaaaag GAAGCCGAAGTGAGCAAGGTGTCATTACCAAAAATGACCAAACAAGACTCCAAATCTTCCTCTAGttcatcgtcatcatcatccaTCACCAGCAGCAGCAGTAAATCAAGCAGCTCAGACAAGACCAAGAAAGAGAGCGAGAAGAGAACTTTGGAAAAG ATTAGGGTTGATCCTGGGGAAGGACCGGAGCCACCTAAAAAGCCTCGTGTGGAAAAGCAGGACAGTCATTCCTCTCCGATTGCTTTTCAAACCAAGGATATTCCCATCCCAGATTTCACGGACATTGATGAAACCAACGCTGACGACTTTGCCATGGAAATGGGTCTTGCTTGCGTGGTTTGTCG ACAAATGACTGTCACTTCTGGCAATCAACTAGTGGAGTGTCAAGAATGTCACAATCTGTATCATCAGGAGTGTCACAAACCTCAGGTTACTGACAAGGATGTAAATGACCCACGGCTAGTGTGGTACTGTGCTCGATGCACAAGGCAAATGAAACGAATG GCACAAAAGACCCAGAAACCTCCACAGAAACCAGCTCCAGCTTTGGCAACGGCAGCACCTATGTTGAAAGATCCACTGGTgaagaaaactgaaataaagcccAAAACGGAAACAACAGGTTCATTCCAGGCCTTTAAGAGAACGGAGGTGAAG GCATCTGTGGCATCAGGAAACACTTCCAGCAGTAGCTCGTCTTTGCCCCCAGGCCTTACAGGATGGGCTGCCTTTACCAAGACCTCAAATGTAGGACCTTCCAGTACCAAACTGAGCACCAGTCAGCCAGGTAGCAGTAAATCAACCCCACCTCCCTCAGGCTCCAAACCTGTGGGACTCTCTGCACTGGCTAATGTTAAACCCGGTCTGGCCACTAAACCTTCAGGAGGCAGCAGCGGTGGAAGCGGTAATGGAAACAACGGCTCTAGCACGGTACCCATGAAACCACCTCCTCCACTCACACTAGGCAAGCAGGTGTTGAGTCGCTCAGCGAGTGGAGATAGCTTGGGGAAAATGACTGTGACTGGATCACAGTCACCTGGGGCGGCACCCTCTAGCAGCCTGGGAGGCAACGGTGGGTCAGGAGGCAATGGAGGGGGCAACGGAGGCAATAGTGCTGGCAGTAgtaacagcagcagcagcagcagcaacaacaacaacaacagcaacaatggAGCAAAAGCTTCAGCTGATGGCAAGACGCCCACTTCCCAGGAGTCTCAGCTTAATGCTATGAAACGGCTGCAGATGGTGAAAAAGAAAGCAGCACAGAAGAAACTGAAGAAATGA
- the arhgef38 gene encoding LOW QUALITY PROTEIN: rho guanine nucleotide exchange factor 38 (The sequence of the model RefSeq protein was modified relative to this genomic sequence to represent the inferred CDS: inserted 2 bases in 1 codon; deleted 1 base in 1 codon) produces MDPNQASGNDRENEKGEKKEKDXGIKRRNRLFIRYLERRKTDTIVDDDSSKGDISISTLVRRSHSDKTEYSAKLKEKMSPHDFSSPTSPTMDPEEIRHRKMIKRSKVIEELVRTEGDYQKDLELCISEVLLPLRAAQVVDVDRLFTNIESVCVVSAELLQRLRDAIADPDPETQHIGEVFIQAKAVMEDVYKIYCYHHDEANASLKSYEAQEDIQQHFRRCISTLKRIYDQEGKPNLLDMGSLLIKPVQRIMKYPLLLAELWNATPADHPDNRPLQEALTTVKIINININEFKRRKDIVLKYKRSDDETSLIGKLNKFNIHSIRKKSDRLTSYFKILTGVEPQVRDEAFDKEEKLFRSLEKAVRQLVKNISCYLLYAQEMISVAVQNAQDLEAIVKDPDKIDTNGFHQKRNGNDPYKQFKDHMERLVLAPLSSLLGMFASPQKLIQKRYDKLLDYCSQLDSRSSKEEQGQAKKDYLALNAQLLEELQCFNQAVRTILTNCLICVVKLIRKLMEAAQPPIHQIPVPLSNFSEVQNSIMEELSNLGFFKDNSQKLMERKVSFEKRDKKMVPEIPRQTEEHRAWLLEEFAVDRLYQLKRNCNACQENDISLLEGELVALLEDKDPMGSSSRWLVHTGNTQGYVYSSFLKAYNPQREVTERPDDFDNLSLFVSNSRSSSMRSFSPYSTSDSTSPQSGPQDEPDASEDQHFYAVYAFQARCEQELTLQEYQHVRILQFSDLGGNKDWWLAESNGQKGYVPANYLGRMSYA; encoded by the exons ATGGATCCCAACCAGGCCAGTGGGAATGACAGAGAGAATGAAAAGGGGGAGAAAAAAGAGAAGGA AGGCATTAAAAGGAGAAATAGACTTTTTATAAGATACCTGGAACGGAGGAAGACAGATACTATTGTGGATGATGACTCTTCCAAAGGTGACATCAGCATCTCAACCTTGGTGAGAAGGAGCCATTCTGACAAAACAGAGTATAGTGCTAAACTTAAag AGAAAATGTCCCCCCATGATTTCTCCTCACCCACGTCTCCAACCATGGATCCAGAAGAGATCCGCCACAGGAAGATGAtaaaaaggtcaaaggtcattgAGGAGCTGGTTAGGACAGAGGGAGACTATCAGAAGGACTTGGAGCTCTGCATAAGCGAGGTTCTGCTTCCTCTAAGAGCAGCCCAG gtgGTGGATGTAGATCGACTATTCACCAACAttgagtctgtgtgtgttgtCTCTGCTGAGCTGCTTCAACGGTTGAGAGATGCCATAGCTGACCCTGACCCTGAAACACAACACATag GAGAAGTGTTTATTCAAGCCAAAGCCGTCATGGAGGATGTATACAAAATTTACTGCTATCATCACGACGAGGCTAATGCTTCACTCAAGTCTTATGAAGCACAGGAGGACATCCAGCAGCATTTTAGAAGATGTATATCCACACTCAA GAGAATATATGACCAAGA AGGAAAGCCCAATTTGCTTGACATGGGCTCTCTACTCATTAAACCAGTGCAGCGAATCATGAAATACCCACTGTTATTAGCTGAACTGTGGAATGCCACACCCGCGGACCACCCTGACAACAGGCCCTTACAGGAAGCTCTGACTACTGTAAAGATTATTAACATCAACATTAATGAATTCAAGAGGAGGAAAGACATAG TGCTGAAGTATAAGAGGAGTGACGATGAAACCTCACTGATTGGTAAACTCAACAAGTTCAACATTCATTCTATCAGGAAGAAATCAGACCGACTGACAAGCTATTTCAAGATTCTCACTGGTGTTGAGCCACAG GTGAGAGATGAAGCATTTGACAAGGAGGAAAAACTTTTCCGTAGCCTCGAGAAAGCTGTAAGACAGCTAGTGAAAAACATCAGCTGTTACTTGCTCTATGCTCAG GAAATGATATCCGTTGCTGTTCAAAATGCACAGGACCTGGAAGCTATAGTGAAGGATCCAGACAAAATAGACACAAATGGCTTTCACCAAAAGAGGAATGGCAATGATCCATACAAACAGTTT AAAGATCATATGGAGCGTCTGGTTCTGGCTCCTCTCTCAAGCCTGCTGGGAATGTTTGCATCACCACAGAAGCTGATACAGAAGCGCTACGATAAACTGTTGGACTATTGCAGCCAGCTGGATTCTCGATCCTCCAAAGAGGAACAAGGCCAGGCC AAAAAAGATTACCTGGCCCTCAATGCCCAGTTGCTTGAGGAGCTGCAATGCTTCAACCAAGCCGTCAGAACAATCCTCACCAACTGCCTAATTTGTGTagtaaaattaattagaaaGCTGATGGAGGCAGCTCAACCGCCTATCCACCAGATACCG GTTCCCTTGTCAAACTTCAGTGAAGTCCAAAATTCAATCATGGAGGAGCTAAGCAACCTTGGATTCTTCAAAGACAATTCCCAAAAGCTGATGGAACGCAAAGTGAGCTTTGAAAAACGGGACAAGAAAATG GTCCCCGAGATCCCCAGACAGACAGAGGAGCACAGAGCCTGGCTCCTGGAAGAGTTTGCAGTGGATCGGCTCTATCAGCTCAAACGTAACTGCAATGCCTGTCAGGAAAATGACATCAGCCTGCTGGAGGGGGAGCTGGTGGCCCTGCTGGAAGACAAAGACCCTATGGGAAGCAGCAGCCGCTGGCTGGTACACACTGGGA ATACGCAGGGCTATGTGTACTCCTCATTCTTGAAAGCCTACAACCCCCAGCGGGAGGTGACTGAGAGGCCAGATGACTTCGACAATCTGAGTCTGTTCGTGTCAAACAGCAGGAGCAGTAGTATGCGGAGCTTTAGCCCGTACAGCACTTCAGACAGTACGTCCCCTCAGTCTGGACCACAGGACGAGCCGGATGCCTCTGAGGACCAACAT ttcTATGCAGTTTATGCATTCCAGGCACGCTGTGAACAAGAGCTCACACTTCAGGAATACCAGCATGTTCGTATCCTTCAGTTTTCAGACCTCGGTGGTAACAAAGACTGGTGGCTCGCTGAGTCTAATGGACAAAAAGGCTATGTTCCAGCAAATTACCTTGGAAGGATGTCATACGCTTaa